From the Labrys wisconsinensis genome, the window GCATCCGGCAACTGACGCGGCGCAGCGGCGGGCAAAGCCTCGCCCAGGTCAGCGAGAAGCTGAGGCGGTACGTGCCGGGCTGGAAGGGGTACTTCCGGCTGGCGCAAACGCCCAGCGTCTTCGCCAAGCTGGACGAATGGCTGCGTCACAGGCTGCGAGCCCTGCAACTCAAGCAATGGAAGCGGGGCTCGACCATGTACCGGCAAATGCGCGCACTCGGGGCGAGCGAAACGGATGCAAGGACGGTCGCGGCAAACTCACGATGCTGGTGGCACAACAGCCGCCTGCTCCTGAACCGCGTCCTCCCCATCGCCTACTTCGACAGCCTCGGCGTGCCAAGGCTCGCATAACCTCAACTCCTCGAACCGCCCGGTGCGGACCCGCATGCCGGGTGGTGGGGGAGGGGTGGAGGCCACAAAGGCTTCCCCCCTATCCCGATTGACATGAGGGTTCGGCCGCGCCGCGAGGCCTGGGCTCTTTGTCGGGGGCGCGGGTCAGGCCGCATCCCGCGGCGGCGGCATGGTGGAGCCGCGGAACACCAGATCCACCGGCCAGACTTCCCGCAGGGCGGCGGGATCGGCGCCCTCCGCCAGCGCCAGGGCGATCTCGGCGATGCGCGCGCCGGCGGCGCGGATCGAGGAGAAGGTGGTGGTGAGAGCCGGGGTCAGCGTCTCCGGCCGGATGGCCGCCAGGCCGTCGTCATGGGCGACGAGCGAGAGGTCGCGGCCGATGGCGCGACCACTGTCGCGGGCGGCGCGCATGGCGCCGAGGGCGGCGAAGATCGAGGAGCAGATCAGGGCGGTCGGCGGCTCCGCCGCCTCGAACAGGGTGCGGGCCAGGCGATAGCCGTTCTCCTCGGTCATCGGTGCGCTGCGGGCGAGGGCGGGGGGTGCCGGCAGCCCGCGCGCCGCGAGCGCCTCGCGCCAGCCGCGCTCGCGGTGCAGGGCGAAGGTGAAGCCCGGATCGCCGTTGATCAGGCCGATTCGGCGGTGACCGAGATCGGCCAGCATGCCGGTGGCATTGCGGAAGGCTTCCTCGTTGTCGATGTCGAGAAAGGCGCAGGGCGCGGTGCTGCGCGTGCGGCCGTGCACCACGCAGGGCAGGCGCAGGCGCTGCAGCAGCGGCACGCGCGCATCCTCCACCAGCGGCGAAGACAGGATGACCGCGTCGACCGAGTGCGCCCGCGCCATGCGCCGATAGGTTTCCGCCTCGTCGCCGCGCGGCGAGGACACCAGCACGTCGGTGTCGCTGCCGGCGCTGCCGTCGGCGACGCCGGCGAGGAAGTCGGTGAAGATCGGGTCGAGCAGCAGGTTGCGCCCGGTGGAGAAGACGATGCCGAGCGCACCGGCCCGACCGGTGGCGAGCTTGCGCGCGCTGGCGTTCGGCCGGTAGTGGAACTCTCTGGCCGCTTCCGCCAC encodes:
- a CDS encoding LacI family DNA-binding transcriptional regulator; translated protein: MNLKELAEHLGLSQTTVSRALNGFPEVGEKTRRRVAEAAREFHYRPNASARKLATGRAGALGIVFSTGRNLLLDPIFTDFLAGVADGSAGSDTDVLVSSPRGDEAETYRRMARAHSVDAVILSSPLVEDARVPLLQRLRLPCVVHGRTRSTAPCAFLDIDNEEAFRNATGMLADLGHRRIGLINGDPGFTFALHRERGWREALAARGLPAPPALARSAPMTEENGYRLARTLFEAAEPPTALICSSIFAALGAMRAARDSGRAIGRDLSLVAHDDGLAAIRPETLTPALTTTFSSIRAAGARIAEIALALAEGADPAALREVWPVDLVFRGSTMPPPRDAA
- a CDS encoding group II intron maturase-specific domain-containing protein, which encodes IERHEGTPQGGPLSPLLANVLLDDVDRALERNGHRFARYADDCNVYVRSRKAGERVLAALRRLYARLHLVVNETKTAVAPAFGRKFLGFELWKAPGGAVKRKVAKKALATYRQRIRQLTRRSGGQSLAQVSEKLRRYVPGWKGYFRLAQTPSVFAKLDEWLRHRLRALQLKQWKRGSTMYRQMRALGASETDARTVAANSRCWWHNSRLLLNRVLPIAYFDSLGVPRLA